The Cylindrospermopsis curvispora GIHE-G1 genome contains a region encoding:
- a CDS encoding NAD(P)/FAD-dependent oxidoreductase — protein sequence MVVSPAKNKQHHVVIIGGGFGGLYAAKTLANTNVNVTLIDKRNFHLFQPLLYQVATGTLSPADISAPLRSVFRNSKNTQVLLGEVTDIDPKGQKVFLGGEVVQYDTLILATGANHSYFGKDHWKDLAPGLKTVEDAIEMRRRIFSAFEAAEKESDPAKRRALLTFVIVGGGPTGVELAGAIAELAYQTMKDEFRSINTSETKILLLQGGDRLLPHIAPELSEEAKLSLQKLGVEIQTQTRVTNLENDIVTFKTGERIQQIASKTILWAAGVQGSPIGKILAERADIERDFSGRVIVEPNLTIPGFKNIFVIGDLASFSHQNGKPLPGVAPVAKQQGEYVGTLILLRLQGQTLPEFNYNDVGSLAMIGQNLAVVDLGFIKLKGFIAWVFWLVVHIYFLIEFDTKLVVVFQWAWNYITRNRRSRLITGKAAFLDTQTINNNNPYQAAETAQHTVKV from the coding sequence ATGGTTGTTTCACCAGCAAAGAATAAACAACATCATGTTGTTATCATTGGAGGAGGATTTGGGGGACTTTATGCGGCAAAAACCCTCGCTAATACCAACGTAAATGTCACTCTTATTGATAAACGAAACTTTCATCTATTTCAGCCACTTTTATATCAAGTTGCTACGGGCACATTATCACCCGCTGACATTTCCGCACCACTCCGTTCTGTTTTTAGAAACAGCAAAAATACTCAAGTGCTGCTAGGAGAAGTCACCGATATTGATCCCAAAGGACAAAAAGTTTTTCTGGGTGGAGAAGTAGTACAATATGATACCCTAATCCTAGCCACCGGTGCTAATCACTCTTATTTTGGTAAAGACCATTGGAAAGATTTGGCTCCAGGTCTAAAAACCGTGGAGGATGCTATAGAAATGCGTCGGCGGATATTTTCTGCTTTTGAAGCAGCAGAAAAGGAATCTGACCCGGCAAAACGCCGCGCTCTATTGACCTTTGTCATCGTAGGTGGTGGTCCCACAGGAGTAGAATTAGCAGGTGCGATCGCAGAATTGGCTTACCAAACCATGAAGGATGAGTTTCGTAGTATTAATACATCAGAAACCAAAATATTACTACTACAAGGGGGCGATCGCCTGTTACCACATATTGCACCGGAGTTATCAGAAGAGGCAAAACTCTCCTTACAAAAGTTGGGTGTAGAGATTCAAACTCAAACCAGAGTAACAAACCTAGAAAATGATATTGTTACCTTCAAAACTGGGGAACGGATTCAGCAGATTGCTTCCAAAACCATATTATGGGCCGCTGGTGTTCAAGGTTCACCCATAGGCAAAATCCTAGCAGAAAGAGCGGATATTGAGCGAGATTTTTCTGGTAGGGTAATTGTAGAACCCAATCTGACCATTCCAGGGTTTAAAAACATTTTTGTGATTGGGGATTTAGCCAGCTTCTCCCATCAAAATGGCAAACCTTTACCCGGTGTCGCACCAGTGGCCAAACAGCAAGGCGAATATGTGGGTACTCTAATTTTACTGAGATTACAAGGTCAAACTTTGCCAGAATTTAATTACAATGATGTGGGCAGTTTGGCCATGATTGGGCAAAATTTAGCTGTAGTAGATTTAGGTTTTATCAAACTGAAAGGTTTTATTGCTTGGGTATTTTGGCTAGTAGTTCATATCTACTTCCTAATTGAGTTTGACACTAAATTAGTAGTGGTTTTCCAGTGGGCATGGAATTATATTACTCGTAATCGTCGCTCTCGATTAATTACAGGTAAAGCAGCTTTTTTAGATACACAAACTATCAACAACAATAATCCCTATCAAGCAGCAGAAACTGCACAGCATACAGTTAAAGTATAG
- a CDS encoding Ycf66 family protein, with protein MLVYILSLVVAIASLTIYASAFFFPEIHRKNDFIWSGVGLFYALVLWVFASRITGGLLLGHVASVSLLLWFGWQTLSLRGQLVSKGKLTLVPTAQPEIKGIQQPVPQPVSKISLLEKLQQLPSLMIKPFNDLIVKVQQLVFKNPSVNTKISPSPASTPELSTPELSTPEPSTPELSTPELSTAELSTPEPSTPEPSTPELSTPELSTPELSAPEPSTPEPSAPEPSTPEPSTPES; from the coding sequence ATGCTTGTTTATATTCTATCGTTGGTAGTGGCAATTGCCAGTTTAACTATTTACGCCAGTGCTTTCTTTTTCCCGGAAATTCACCGCAAAAACGATTTTATTTGGAGCGGGGTTGGTTTGTTTTATGCTTTGGTATTATGGGTTTTTGCATCCCGCATTACCGGGGGTCTATTACTGGGTCATGTAGCTAGTGTGTCACTTTTGTTATGGTTTGGTTGGCAAACTCTCTCTTTGCGTGGTCAACTTGTCTCCAAGGGAAAACTCACCTTAGTTCCCACTGCACAACCGGAGATTAAGGGGATTCAGCAACCAGTTCCACAACCAGTATCTAAGATATCTTTACTGGAAAAGCTGCAACAGCTACCATCATTAATGATTAAGCCGTTTAATGATCTTATAGTCAAAGTTCAGCAACTGGTTTTTAAAAACCCCTCTGTAAATACTAAAATATCCCCGTCACCAGCTTCTACTCCTGAACTATCCACCCCTGAACTATCCACCCCTGAACCATCCACCCCTGAACTATCTACCCCTGAACTATCTACCGCTGAACTATCTACCCCTGAACCATCCACCCCTGAACCATCCACCCCTGAACTATCTACCCCTGAACTATCCACCCCTGAACTATCTGCTCCTGAACCATCCACCCCTGAACCATCTGCTCCTGAACCATCCACCCCTGAACCATCCACTCCCGAATCCTAG
- the gndA gene encoding NADP-dependent phosphogluconate dehydrogenase, whose amino-acid sequence MTLQSFGVIGLAVMGENIALNVERNGFPIAVYNRSREKTDAFMSNRAGGRNVKAAFTLEEFVASLERPRKILVMVQAGKPVDAVIQQLKPLLQEGDIIIDGGNSWFEDTERRTQELEPTGLRYIGMGVSGGEEGALNGPSLMPGGTKSSYEYLSPIFNRIAAQVDDGPCVTYIGPGGSGHYVKMVHNGIEYGDMQLIAEAYDLLKNVGGLDATQLHQVFTEWNQTDELNSFLIEITANIFPYVDPGTKQPLVDLIVDAAGQKGTGRWTVQTALELGVAIPTITAAVNSRIISSIREERIAASKQLTGPVPTQFKDTRTFVNMVRDALYCSKICSYAQGMALISTASKTYNWGLNLGEMARIWKGGCIIRAGFLNKIKKAFDENPALPNLLLAPEFKQTILDRQSAWREIIVTAAKTGIPVPAFSASLDYFDSYRRERLPQNLTQAQRDYFGAHTYKRVDIEGTFHTEWVPIAEAKK is encoded by the coding sequence ATGACACTACAAAGCTTTGGCGTAATTGGATTAGCCGTTATGGGCGAAAATATTGCCCTCAATGTTGAGCGTAATGGCTTTCCAATTGCAGTTTACAACAGATCTCGAGAAAAAACAGATGCGTTTATGTCAAACCGAGCTGGTGGCAGAAACGTTAAGGCAGCTTTTACCCTAGAAGAATTTGTTGCTTCACTGGAACGTCCTCGTAAAATCTTAGTAATGGTACAAGCTGGCAAACCTGTTGATGCAGTTATTCAACAGCTCAAACCATTACTTCAAGAAGGAGACATCATTATTGATGGTGGTAACTCTTGGTTTGAAGATACGGAAAGACGTACCCAAGAATTAGAACCCACTGGTTTACGCTACATTGGTATGGGTGTAAGTGGTGGTGAAGAGGGAGCATTGAATGGTCCCTCACTCATGCCAGGTGGTACAAAAAGTTCTTATGAGTATCTCTCACCAATTTTTAACAGAATCGCTGCACAAGTTGATGATGGTCCCTGTGTGACTTATATTGGGCCCGGTGGTTCTGGTCACTACGTGAAAATGGTTCATAATGGGATTGAGTATGGCGACATGCAGTTAATTGCAGAGGCTTATGATTTACTCAAGAACGTTGGTGGACTAGATGCTACCCAACTGCATCAGGTATTTACAGAGTGGAATCAAACAGACGAGCTGAACTCATTTTTGATTGAGATTACAGCCAATATTTTCCCCTACGTTGATCCTGGGACTAAACAACCCTTAGTAGATTTAATTGTTGATGCTGCAGGGCAAAAAGGTACTGGTCGTTGGACCGTGCAAACTGCTTTAGAGTTAGGGGTTGCTATTCCTACAATTACTGCTGCGGTGAATTCTCGAATTATTTCCTCTATTAGGGAGGAGAGAATTGCTGCATCTAAACAATTAACAGGTCCTGTTCCCACTCAATTTAAAGACACGAGAACCTTTGTGAACATGGTGCGGGATGCACTTTATTGTTCTAAAATTTGTTCTTATGCTCAGGGTATGGCATTAATTTCCACTGCTTCTAAGACCTATAATTGGGGTCTGAATTTGGGTGAAATGGCTCGAATTTGGAAAGGTGGTTGTATTATTCGTGCTGGTTTCTTGAATAAGATTAAGAAAGCATTTGACGAAAATCCCGCATTACCTAACTTGTTGTTAGCACCTGAATTTAAGCAAACAATTCTGGATAGACAGTCTGCATGGCGGGAAATTATTGTCACAGCTGCTAAGACGGGTATTCCTGTTCCTGCTTTTAGTGCTTCTCTGGATTATTTTGATAGCTACCGTCGGGAGAGATTACCTCAAAACTTAACCCAAGCTCAACGGGATTATTTTGGCGCTCATACTTACAAACGGGTTGATATAGAAGGAACTTTCCATACTGAGTGGGTTCCTATTGCTGAAGCTAAGAAGTAA
- a CDS encoding serine/threonine-protein kinase, with translation MNYCFNPHCDQPANPEGVNCCLNCGANLLLKERYRSIKLIGQGGFGRTFLAVDEDKPSKPFCVIKQFYTQSSGKNTLQKAIQLFNQEAIRLDELGSHPQIPELLAYCTHEDRQYLVQEFINGLNLAQELVQNGAFTEDKIRQLLIDLLPVLQFCHHHQVIHRDIKPENIIRRTSDNKLVIVDFGAAKSTTEETRNLTGTSIGTPEYVAPEQMRGKAIFASDIYGLGVTCINLLTRRSPFDCYYSHEATWIWRKFLKTPITDDLGQIIDKMIAMIPSQRYQTVTDVIEDLKLQSISTPSSISIKNTVNIPTTIISPPKPPTSNQPHIPDVIDQELAEIKSKFLDNG, from the coding sequence ATGAACTACTGTTTCAATCCCCACTGTGATCAACCCGCAAACCCAGAAGGTGTTAATTGTTGCCTAAATTGTGGTGCCAATCTACTTCTAAAAGAGCGCTATCGCTCAATTAAACTCATTGGACAAGGAGGATTTGGTAGAACCTTTTTAGCAGTGGATGAGGATAAACCTTCAAAACCATTTTGCGTAATTAAACAATTCTATACTCAGTCATCAGGGAAGAATACACTCCAAAAAGCAATACAACTATTTAATCAAGAGGCTATTCGCTTAGACGAACTAGGATCACACCCTCAAATCCCAGAACTGTTGGCTTATTGCACTCATGAGGATAGACAATATTTAGTTCAGGAATTTATTAACGGGTTGAATTTAGCACAGGAACTGGTGCAAAATGGTGCATTTACAGAAGACAAAATTCGACAATTACTCATTGATTTATTACCAGTTTTGCAATTTTGCCATCACCACCAGGTAATTCATCGAGATATTAAACCAGAAAATATTATTCGTCGCACTAGTGATAATAAACTGGTTATAGTTGACTTCGGAGCAGCAAAATCAACCACAGAAGAAACCAGAAATCTTACAGGGACGAGCATTGGCACTCCTGAATATGTCGCGCCAGAACAAATGCGCGGAAAAGCAATATTTGCCAGCGACATTTATGGACTGGGCGTGACCTGTATTAATCTGTTAACCAGGCGATCGCCTTTTGACTGTTATTATAGTCATGAAGCTACATGGATATGGAGAAAGTTTTTAAAAACCCCCATAACTGATGATTTAGGGCAAATAATAGATAAAATGATAGCCATGATTCCCAGTCAACGCTATCAAACCGTTACAGATGTAATAGAAGATTTAAAATTACAGTCTATTTCAACACCCAGCTCTATTTCTATCAAAAATACTGTCAATATTCCCACCACTATAATTAGTCCACCAAAACCACCCACATCCAATCAACCCCATATTCCAGATGTCATAGATCAAGAACTAGCAGAAATAAAATCTAAGTTCCTAGATAATGGTTAA
- a CDS encoding aliphatic sulfonate ABC transporter substrate-binding protein, protein MLKTTIFQGLLPSVQTVAKLSAVAMSASLFISGCANETNNSGANTSPTSEASAENKASNTAGALRIGFQKSATVLFSLKGKGTLENVFKEKGKTVTWSEFPAGLPMVEALNAGAIDVAYVGEAPPVFAQAAKGSTVRYVAYDPYGVEAEGIVVHKDSPIRSIADLKGKKLAVQKGANAHYLAVKAIESVGLKITDVQFSFVKPSDARAAFEKKNVDAWSVWDPYLAAIETEGARLLTNAKGLAPNRGYYLSSQEFIDKNTETLNTLLAELKKESEYAKKNPAEIAKFLSPAIGVDAAVLEKAERRRDYGIFPLTEEVIAKQQNIADTFAKLKLIPEPIVVKQAVWDWKEQGQAKTP, encoded by the coding sequence ATGTTGAAAACAACTATTTTCCAAGGTTTGCTACCATCAGTGCAAACCGTGGCCAAACTGTCCGCTGTTGCGATGAGTGCTAGTTTATTTATCAGTGGTTGTGCTAATGAAACTAACAATAGCGGAGCCAATACATCTCCCACATCGGAAGCAAGTGCTGAAAATAAAGCCAGTAATACTGCTGGAGCGCTGAGAATCGGTTTTCAAAAATCAGCGACCGTTCTTTTTTCTCTCAAAGGTAAGGGAACCTTAGAAAATGTTTTCAAGGAGAAGGGGAAAACAGTCACATGGTCCGAGTTTCCTGCAGGATTACCAATGGTAGAAGCATTAAATGCTGGTGCCATAGATGTAGCATACGTAGGTGAAGCACCTCCTGTTTTTGCTCAAGCAGCAAAAGGCTCAACAGTGCGATATGTTGCCTATGATCCATACGGTGTTGAAGCTGAAGGTATTGTTGTTCACAAAGACTCCCCTATTCGTAGCATTGCTGATCTCAAAGGTAAAAAACTAGCGGTACAGAAAGGAGCCAATGCCCACTACTTAGCGGTAAAAGCAATAGAGTCCGTAGGTTTAAAAATTACCGATGTGCAGTTTTCCTTTGTTAAACCATCGGATGCTAGAGCAGCTTTTGAGAAGAAGAATGTTGACGCTTGGTCGGTTTGGGATCCTTATTTAGCAGCTATTGAAACGGAAGGTGCAAGACTACTAACCAATGCCAAGGGATTAGCTCCCAACCGTGGGTACTATCTTTCTTCCCAGGAATTTATAGACAAAAACACTGAGACACTGAATACACTTTTGGCTGAATTAAAAAAGGAGAGTGAATACGCTAAGAAAAACCCTGCTGAAATTGCGAAGTTTCTTTCTCCAGCTATTGGTGTGGATGCAGCTGTCCTAGAAAAAGCTGAAAGACGACGTGATTATGGTATTTTTCCCCTGACGGAAGAAGTAATTGCCAAACAACAGAATATTGCTGATACCTTTGCCAAACTCAAATTAATTCCCGAGCCAATTGTAGTTAAACAAGCAGTTTGGGATTGGAAAGAACAAGGCCAGGCAAAAACTCCATAA
- a CDS encoding fumarate reductase/succinate dehydrogenase flavoprotein subunit: protein MSIFDSINTKRVITDVLVIGGGTAGTMAGIKAKQANPQRDVLILEKANIRRSGAIAMGMDGVNTAVIPGNSTPEQYVREITIANDGIVEQQTVYQTGKLGFEVIQELETWGVKFQKTPQGEYDLKQVHRVGKYVLPMPEGKDLKTILARQVKRHGVRVTNRVMSTRVLVEDGRAIGAVGFDVRSGDFVVIQAKAVILSTGAAGRLGLPASGYLYGTYENPTNAGDGYSMAYHAGAELSNIECFQINPLIKDYNGPACAYVAGPFGAHTVNAQGHRFISCDYWSGQMMLEVWKELNSGKGPIQLKMTHLDGDTIAEIERILWSNERPSRERFHLGRGENYRTHGIEMNISEIGLCSGHSASGVWVNERAETTVKGLYAAGDMANVPHNYMIGAFVYGRIAGIEAGKYSESIEFVEPSLEFLTAEKIRIYSHLTRPGGIPHTQVEYKLRRLVNDYLQPPKSANKMEIGLRLFEEYHQTLDMMGACDPHELMRCMEVHFIRDCAEMAARASLFRKETRWGLYHYRLDYPEKNNYEWFCHVNLKKDDSAQMKLFKRPVSPYFIQVDIDKDTYNVSMDNNTHIN from the coding sequence ATGTCCATCTTTGACAGTATAAATACCAAAAGAGTAATCACTGATGTTTTGGTTATCGGTGGTGGTACTGCAGGTACAATGGCGGGAATTAAAGCAAAGCAGGCAAATCCTCAACGGGATGTGTTAATTCTAGAAAAAGCTAATATTCGTCGCAGTGGTGCTATTGCCATGGGTATGGATGGTGTAAATACGGCGGTCATTCCCGGAAATTCTACTCCTGAGCAGTATGTGCGTGAAATCACCATAGCTAATGATGGTATTGTTGAGCAACAGACAGTTTACCAAACAGGTAAGCTGGGTTTTGAGGTGATCCAGGAATTAGAAACTTGGGGAGTAAAGTTCCAAAAGACACCTCAAGGAGAATATGATCTTAAACAGGTGCATCGTGTGGGAAAATATGTCTTACCAATGCCAGAAGGTAAAGATCTCAAGACAATTTTGGCCCGACAGGTGAAGCGTCACGGTGTACGAGTGACTAATCGAGTTATGTCCACTAGGGTATTAGTGGAAGATGGTCGAGCAATAGGAGCAGTTGGTTTTGATGTACGCAGTGGCGATTTTGTTGTTATTCAGGCTAAAGCGGTAATTTTATCCACCGGTGCAGCAGGAAGATTAGGTTTGCCAGCTTCTGGCTATCTTTATGGAACCTATGAGAATCCCACTAATGCAGGTGATGGTTACTCCATGGCTTATCATGCAGGTGCAGAACTCTCTAATATTGAATGTTTTCAAATTAATCCTTTGATTAAGGACTATAATGGACCTGCATGTGCATACGTAGCTGGTCCATTTGGTGCACACACAGTTAATGCTCAGGGACATCGCTTTATCAGTTGTGATTACTGGAGTGGTCAGATGATGTTAGAGGTGTGGAAAGAGTTAAACTCTGGCAAAGGTCCAATACAACTGAAGATGACTCATCTTGATGGGGATACAATTGCTGAAATTGAGCGCATTCTTTGGTCAAATGAACGTCCCAGCAGAGAACGTTTTCATCTCGGGAGAGGGGAAAACTATCGAACCCATGGCATAGAAATGAATATTTCCGAAATAGGGCTATGTAGTGGTCATAGTGCATCCGGTGTGTGGGTTAATGAACGTGCTGAAACTACTGTTAAGGGATTATATGCGGCCGGTGATATGGCAAATGTTCCTCATAACTATATGATTGGTGCGTTTGTATATGGCAGAATTGCTGGGATTGAAGCTGGGAAATACAGTGAAAGTATTGAATTTGTTGAACCTAGTCTTGAGTTTTTGACAGCGGAGAAAATAAGAATTTATTCTCATTTAACACGACCTGGTGGTATTCCTCATACTCAAGTGGAATATAAGTTACGTCGTTTGGTTAATGACTATTTACAACCACCAAAATCTGCCAATAAGATGGAAATTGGATTGCGTTTGTTTGAGGAGTATCATCAAACTCTTGACATGATGGGAGCTTGCGATCCGCACGAGTTGATGCGCTGTATGGAAGTACATTTTATCCGTGACTGTGCGGAAATGGCTGCACGAGCTTCCTTATTTCGTAAGGAGACAAGATGGGGACTTTATCATTATCGTTTGGATTATCCAGAAAAAAATAATTATGAGTGGTTTTGTCATGTTAATCTGAAAAAAGACGATTCGGCACAAATGAAGTTGTTTAAGCGTCCCGTGTCTCCTTACTTTATTCAAGTAGATATTGATAAAGACACGTACAATGTCTCTATGGACAATAATACCCATATTAATTAA
- a CDS encoding 4Fe-4S dicluster domain-containing protein has translation MASINQRVDAPVIVDESKCLTKCTACIEVCPLDVLAKNPETGKAYMKYDECWFCLPCEKECPTNAITVQIPFLLR, from the coding sequence ATGGCTTCAATCAATCAAAGAGTAGATGCTCCTGTTATTGTAGATGAATCAAAGTGTTTAACAAAGTGTACTGCTTGTATTGAGGTTTGTCCCCTTGATGTGCTGGCTAAAAACCCTGAAACCGGTAAGGCATATATGAAATATGATGAGTGTTGGTTTTGTCTACCCTGTGAAAAAGAATGTCCTACTAATGCGATTACTGTACAAATCCCTTTTTTATTAAGATAG
- a CDS encoding HEAT repeat domain-containing protein, with the protein MSITGNPELEEWIELLQSPDLSDRLVAIKTLQHLGDEQVIDVILAALNDESAAVQKIAIASVWELANPKVVPHLIPHLGSTDEEIRTLTLSALGELVSQDSQLLLLDALQVNNVPNDIHSVFIQRNILILLRKIHDAQCLPYLLPFLESEHAELREAAITTLRYLNQVKTSPNAIGLLKDPIDFVRREAALTLGYLTDSQVIPSLIKALKEDPDWQVRRNVTKALAIHGNDGAIPALIEAIADEHWQVRRFAAQALQKIFQTVKTEIAIPALIRALADEYADVRKDVVIALATLGSPLAIAPLKQMLDDPDREVSIQAKGAMEKITIHEEIKEIHDY; encoded by the coding sequence ATGTCTATTACTGGCAATCCTGAATTAGAGGAATGGATAGAATTATTACAATCACCAGATTTGAGCGATCGCCTGGTGGCAATTAAAACGCTCCAACACTTGGGTGATGAACAGGTAATTGATGTGATTTTAGCAGCGCTTAATGATGAGAGTGCTGCTGTGCAAAAAATAGCGATCGCCAGTGTATGGGAGTTGGCTAATCCCAAAGTAGTTCCGCACCTAATTCCCCATCTTGGGTCAACAGATGAGGAAATTCGTACACTTACCCTATCAGCTTTAGGTGAGTTAGTCTCTCAGGATTCACAATTGCTTTTGCTGGATGCTCTACAGGTAAATAATGTACCCAATGATATACATAGTGTATTTATTCAGCGAAACATTTTAATTCTGCTCCGTAAAATCCATGACGCCCAGTGTTTACCTTATTTACTGCCATTTCTGGAATCAGAGCATGCTGAATTAAGAGAAGCTGCAATTACCACCTTACGTTATCTTAATCAAGTTAAAACTAGTCCCAATGCCATAGGTTTACTAAAAGACCCTATTGATTTTGTCCGCCGTGAAGCTGCTTTAACGTTGGGATATTTGACCGATAGCCAAGTTATTCCTAGTCTTATCAAAGCGTTAAAGGAAGATCCAGATTGGCAAGTGCGACGTAATGTGACAAAAGCTCTGGCAATTCATGGAAATGATGGAGCTATTCCAGCACTAATTGAGGCGATCGCAGATGAACATTGGCAAGTAAGACGCTTTGCAGCTCAAGCTCTACAAAAGATTTTTCAAACTGTTAAGACTGAAATTGCTATTCCTGCTTTGATTAGGGCGCTTGCTGATGAGTATGCTGATGTTAGGAAAGATGTAGTTATCGCCTTAGCTACTCTTGGCAGTCCCTTGGCGATCGCTCCTTTAAAACAAATGCTGGATGATCCTGATCGAGAAGTTAGCATTCAAGCAAAAGGAGCAATGGAAAAAATAACTATTCACGAAGAAATCAAAGAAATCCATGACTATTGA
- a CDS encoding Mrp/NBP35 family ATP-binding protein, translated as MTIDQVDIRKSEVIELLKQINVPILNNNVVNLGMVRNLRIMDDSVYLRLYLGSGELDLKEEVRTKLSQLGWCKKTYIEIRTISQVRRTIGISSGKGGVGKSTVAVNLAAALSLSGAKVGLLDADVYGPNIPQMMGLRHSEIIVTDTADGQRFIPLEAHGIKLMSVGLLAEPDHPLAWRGPVLHKIINQFIHQVEWGEMDYLLIDLPPGTGDAQITIVQESPICGVILVTTPQQVAIADVRRSIYMFRQVGVPVLGIIENMSYLLNENVDSFQAPQYIFGKDGGKLLSEELEAPLLGQIPIHQRICESGDRGLPIVLGDRHFLPSRILEQIAQGLRKTFNNL; from the coding sequence ATGACTATTGATCAGGTAGATATCCGCAAATCTGAGGTTATTGAACTCCTCAAACAGATTAATGTGCCAATTCTAAATAATAACGTGGTGAATTTAGGGATGGTGAGAAATCTGAGAATTATGGATGATAGCGTTTACCTGAGACTATATCTTGGTTCTGGTGAACTGGATCTAAAAGAAGAGGTGAGGACGAAACTCTCCCAACTAGGATGGTGCAAGAAAACCTATATAGAAATACGCACCATATCCCAGGTTCGCAGAACCATAGGTATTTCTAGTGGTAAAGGAGGAGTGGGTAAATCCACCGTTGCTGTTAATCTCGCAGCTGCATTGAGTTTATCAGGTGCAAAAGTAGGTTTACTAGATGCAGACGTGTATGGACCAAATATACCACAAATGATGGGACTAAGACATTCGGAGATTATTGTAACTGATACTGCTGATGGTCAAAGATTTATTCCCTTAGAAGCTCATGGCATAAAGCTGATGTCAGTAGGCTTATTAGCAGAACCTGATCATCCTCTAGCTTGGCGCGGTCCTGTTTTGCATAAGATTATTAATCAATTTATTCATCAGGTTGAATGGGGAGAAATGGATTATTTGCTGATTGATTTACCCCCAGGTACGGGAGACGCCCAGATTACAATCGTTCAAGAAAGTCCCATTTGTGGCGTGATTCTAGTAACAACTCCCCAACAAGTGGCGATCGCGGATGTGCGACGGAGTATATACATGTTTCGTCAGGTAGGTGTGCCTGTTTTGGGGATTATTGAGAACATGAGCTATTTACTAAATGAAAATGTAGACAGTTTCCAAGCTCCCCAATACATCTTTGGGAAAGACGGTGGTAAACTCTTGTCAGAAGAACTAGAAGCACCTTTACTGGGACAAATTCCCATTCATCAGCGTATTTGTGAGAGTGGCGATCGCGGATTGCCAATTGTTTTAGGCGATCGCCACTTTTTACCCAGTCGAATTTTGGAACAAATAGCCCAAGGTCTGAGGAAAACATTTAACAACTTATAA
- a CDS encoding ribonuclease Z: MQITFLGTSSGVPTRSRNVSSVALRLPQRAELWLFDCGEGTQHQILRSDLKISQLSRIFITHLHGDHIFGLMGLLASCGLAGNVERVDIYGPAGLNEYLQGASRYSHTHFSYPIKVHTVQPGVIYEDEEFTVTCGMLHHRITAFGYRVMEKNRSGRFDVEQAKALQIPSGPIYGKLKRGETVKLEDGRIINGKELCGPTEIGRKFAYCTDTVYCDGAVKLAEDADVLIHEATFAHQDAEMAFQRLHSTSTMAAQTAYVAGVNQLIMTHFSPRYTPGNDIELKDLLKEARAIFPNTIMAHDFMVYDIPRRREKGSGDPD, from the coding sequence GTGCAGATCACATTTTTAGGGACAAGTTCTGGTGTACCCACAAGATCACGTAATGTTTCCAGTGTCGCGCTGAGACTACCTCAACGCGCAGAACTCTGGTTATTTGACTGTGGTGAAGGTACACAACATCAAATTTTGCGCAGTGACCTGAAAATTAGTCAACTGTCACGCATTTTTATCACCCATCTCCATGGTGACCACATTTTTGGCTTGATGGGACTTTTAGCTAGTTGTGGTTTAGCTGGTAATGTGGAACGGGTTGATATCTATGGACCTGCTGGATTAAATGAGTACCTGCAAGGTGCTTCACGTTATTCCCACACCCATTTTTCCTATCCTATCAAAGTCCATACTGTTCAACCTGGTGTGATTTACGAAGATGAGGAATTTACTGTCACTTGTGGAATGCTCCATCACCGCATTACTGCTTTTGGTTATCGTGTAATGGAAAAAAACAGATCTGGGCGGTTTGATGTGGAACAAGCCAAAGCCCTACAAATACCTTCTGGACCAATTTATGGAAAACTTAAACGGGGGGAAACTGTCAAATTGGAAGATGGTCGAATCATTAATGGTAAGGAATTATGTGGCCCAACGGAAATTGGACGTAAGTTTGCCTATTGTACAGATACTGTTTATTGTGATGGTGCGGTTAAATTAGCTGAGGATGCAGATGTATTAATTCATGAAGCTACTTTTGCCCATCAAGATGCGGAAATGGCTTTTCAAAGACTACATTCTACCAGTACAATGGCAGCACAAACAGCTTATGTGGCTGGAGTAAATCAACTGATTATGACCCATTTTAGTCCCAGATATACTCCGGGAAATGACATTGAGTTAAAAGATTTACTTAAAGAAGCTCGTGCAATTTTTCCTAATACCATCATGGCTCATGATTTTATGGTTTATGACATACCCAGAAGAAGGGAAAAGGGATCTGGGGATCCTGATTAA